From one Neorhizobium galegae genomic stretch:
- a CDS encoding ABC transporter ATP-binding protein yields MSEIVLETRHLVRRFGAFLATNDVSLKVERGARHALIGPNGAGKTTLINLLTGVLPPSEGQVFLEGEDITSMASFRRVKRGLTRTFQINQLFNDFTPLETVALAIAEREGVGHNLWRSIAGYGKVVDEAAALLARFGLASVMGERTVILPYGKQRLLEIALAFASKPRVLLLDEPAAGVPEDERHEVLQIVSDLPADVTVLLIEHDMDLVFSFANRISVLVAGAVFVEGTVAEISTDPRVKAVYLGENA; encoded by the coding sequence ATGAGCGAGATCGTTCTCGAAACCAGGCACCTGGTGCGCCGCTTTGGTGCCTTCCTCGCCACTAATGACGTGAGCCTGAAGGTGGAACGCGGCGCCCGCCATGCGCTGATCGGCCCGAACGGCGCCGGCAAGACGACGCTGATCAACCTCCTGACCGGCGTCCTGCCGCCGTCGGAAGGTCAGGTCTTCCTCGAAGGCGAGGACATCACCTCGATGGCCTCTTTCCGGCGCGTCAAACGCGGGCTCACCCGCACGTTCCAGATCAACCAGCTGTTCAACGATTTCACGCCGCTTGAAACCGTGGCGCTGGCAATCGCCGAGCGCGAAGGTGTCGGCCACAATCTGTGGCGGTCGATCGCCGGTTACGGCAAGGTGGTCGACGAGGCGGCAGCCCTGCTGGCGCGCTTCGGCCTTGCCTCTGTGATGGGCGAGCGCACGGTGATCCTGCCCTACGGCAAGCAGCGCCTGCTCGAGATCGCGCTGGCCTTTGCGTCGAAGCCACGCGTTCTGCTGCTCGACGAACCGGCGGCCGGCGTGCCGGAAGACGAGCGGCACGAAGTGCTGCAGATCGTCTCCGACCTTCCGGCCGACGTCACCGTGCTCCTGATCGAGCACGACATGGATCTGGTCTTCTCGTTCGCCAACCGGATCTCGGTTCTGGTGGCGGGCGCCGTCTTCGTCGAGGGAACGGTTGCGGAAATCTCCACCGATCCGCGCGTCAAGGCGGTCTATCTCGGAGAAAATGCATGA